One Actinomadura viridis genomic region harbors:
- a CDS encoding LysR family transcriptional regulator, which translates to MDLTTVRWFLAVAEQGHVTNAASELGLSQPGLSRAIARLERDVGLPLFDRQGRNVRLSRYGEVFAGHARRLVAEEEAARRALAQAADPEGGEVALAFLHTQGVWLVPDLLRRFRTERPRVRFRLAQDHADRLEEAVRTGAADLALTSPRPRDEALAWAPMVTERLRLAVPADHPLAARSRLRLGEAAGEPFVAVRRGAGVRAIFEELAGRAGFRPSVLFEGDELSTIRGLVAAGLGVAVVSPAPEGEALAGIAEIPLTDPGAERTIGLAWRADRTMPPAAEGFRRFTLERAAALRRIPPN; encoded by the coding sequence ATGGATCTCACGACGGTGCGGTGGTTCCTGGCGGTGGCCGAGCAGGGGCATGTGACCAACGCCGCGTCCGAACTGGGCCTGTCCCAGCCGGGGCTGTCCCGCGCGATCGCCCGGCTCGAACGCGACGTGGGCCTCCCGCTGTTCGACCGGCAGGGCCGCAACGTCCGGCTGAGCCGGTACGGGGAGGTCTTCGCCGGGCACGCCCGGCGCCTGGTCGCCGAGGAGGAGGCGGCGCGCCGGGCGCTGGCCCAGGCCGCCGATCCGGAGGGCGGCGAGGTCGCGCTGGCGTTCCTGCACACGCAGGGGGTCTGGCTGGTGCCCGACCTGCTGCGCCGGTTCCGGACGGAGCGTCCCCGCGTGCGGTTCCGGCTCGCCCAGGACCACGCCGACCGGCTGGAGGAGGCGGTGCGCACCGGCGCGGCGGACCTGGCGCTCACCAGCCCGCGGCCCCGGGACGAGGCGCTGGCCTGGGCGCCCATGGTCACCGAGCGGCTCCGGCTGGCCGTGCCCGCCGACCATCCGCTGGCGGCACGGTCCCGGCTGCGGCTGGGCGAGGCCGCCGGCGAGCCCTTCGTGGCGGTACGGCGCGGCGCCGGGGTGCGCGCCATCTTCGAGGAGCTGGCCGGGCGCGCGGGGTTCCGGCCGTCGGTCCTGTTCGAGGGGGACGAGCTGTCGACCATCCGCGGGCTGGTGGCGGCGGGCCTGGGCGTGGCGGTGGTGTCGCCCGCGCCGGAGGGGGAGGCCCTCGCCGGGATCGCCGAGATCCCGCTGACCGACCCCGGGGCGGAACGCACGATCGGCCTGGCCTGGCGGGCCGATCGGACCATGCCGCCCGCGGCGGAGGGATTCCGGCGGTTCACACTGGAACGGGCGGCCGCACTACGGCGCATCCCTCCTAACTGA